A stretch of Carnobacterium iners DNA encodes these proteins:
- a CDS encoding class I SAM-dependent methyltransferase, with translation MSQKEIERLFSELDTSVQLLQKELGVSYLEGLSETGENIVDGRKVAQDSDRLSDQAVKVLTSLYQKLPLNKMDSEEIRKSFQLALLKGAKSDQVQANHQMTPDAIGFILAYLIEKVIDADIKKIRLLDPAIGTGNLLSTVYNSLTLKKIEVEVEGIDNDDLLLSLALINFELQGQKLKLTHQDALTDLLLDPVDVVVSDLPVGFYPIDENAKRFKTSSNEGHSYAHHLFIEQSIYYLKDSGYGVFLVPTQLFESKESAALTKMIQSEAFLQGMLHLPKELFKSEQSRKSILLVQKKGGKAKQAKQVLLAQIPDFKNQTSMQHFMQEVENWKQENIKI, from the coding sequence GTGTCTCAAAAAGAGATTGAACGTTTATTTTCAGAGTTAGATACTTCAGTTCAACTATTACAGAAAGAATTAGGTGTTTCATATTTAGAAGGACTTTCTGAAACTGGAGAAAATATTGTGGATGGAAGAAAAGTAGCACAAGATAGTGATCGGCTTTCTGATCAAGCAGTGAAAGTATTAACGAGTCTTTATCAAAAATTGCCTCTAAATAAGATGGATTCAGAAGAAATAAGAAAAAGTTTTCAGTTAGCTCTTTTAAAAGGTGCAAAAAGCGACCAAGTACAAGCGAATCATCAGATGACACCAGATGCTATTGGTTTTATATTAGCTTACTTAATTGAAAAAGTTATTGATGCGGATATAAAAAAAATTCGCCTACTTGATCCAGCAATTGGAACAGGAAATTTATTATCGACCGTTTATAATAGTTTAACTTTGAAAAAAATTGAAGTTGAGGTTGAAGGGATAGACAATGATGATTTATTGTTATCATTGGCTTTAATTAATTTTGAACTTCAAGGACAAAAACTTAAATTAACCCATCAAGATGCATTAACTGATTTGTTACTTGATCCAGTAGACGTCGTTGTAAGTGATTTACCAGTTGGTTTTTATCCAATAGACGAAAATGCTAAACGATTTAAAACGAGTTCAAATGAAGGCCATTCTTATGCTCATCATTTATTTATTGAACAAAGTATCTATTATTTAAAGGATAGTGGCTATGGCGTTTTCTTAGTTCCTACACAATTATTTGAATCAAAAGAATCCGCCGCATTAACTAAAATGATTCAATCCGAAGCGTTTCTTCAAGGTATGCTTCATTTACCGAAAGAATTATTTAAATCAGAACAGTCAAGAAAATCTATTCTTTTAGTTCAGAAAAAAGGTGGTAAAGCAAAACAAGCAAAACAAGTTTTGTTAGCTCAGATACCTGATTTTAAAAACCAAACTTCTATGCAACATTTCATGCAAGAAGTTGAAAATTGGAAACAAGAAAATATAAAAATATAA
- a CDS encoding ribosomal-processing cysteine protease Prp, whose amino-acid sequence MIHAFFKRNEEDKIVSFEVTGHAGSGAYGTDIVCAGVSALTIGATNSLSVLGEFTPLVETNDEVEGGYLFVELPLEINEKQFITAQILLESLLLSLKSIAEEYPEYVKLTRN is encoded by the coding sequence ATGATTCATGCATTTTTTAAACGGAATGAAGAAGATAAGATTGTTTCTTTTGAAGTTACGGGGCATGCAGGGTCAGGAGCTTACGGAACTGATATTGTTTGTGCAGGTGTATCAGCTTTAACAATTGGAGCAACAAACAGTTTATCTGTTTTGGGAGAATTTACTCCTTTAGTTGAAACAAATGATGAAGTTGAAGGTGGATACCTGTTTGTTGAATTACCATTGGAAATCAATGAAAAACAATTTATTACTGCGCAGATTCTTTTGGAAAGCCTTCTTTTATCTTTAAAAAGTATAGCAGAAGAGTATCCCGAATATGTTAAATTAACTCGAAATTAA
- a CDS encoding acetate/propionate family kinase: MSKTIAINAGSSSLKFTLYEMPAEEEIVSGIIERVGLKDSVFTTKYKGEKYKVIEDIKNHEIAIQMVLDKLIELKVIENYEEITGVGHRVVAGGEIFKDSALITDEVIAQIEGLAEFAPLHNPANATGIKAFKKLLPNITSVAVFDTSFHASMPKENYLYSIPMSYYEDFSARKYGAHGTSHKYVSERAAEMLGKPLEDLKLITCHLGNGGSITAVKGGKSVDTSMGFTPLAGITMGTRSGDIDASILPFLMNKLGLTDVNEMIYILNNKSGLLGLSDISSDMRDVEEAAEEAGNEQAQTALDIFYNRVQKYIGQYFALLNGADAIVFTAGIGENSPETRQIIIDGINWFGAEIDEEANKVRGKERIISTSDSKVKVLLIPTDEEIVIARDVERLRK, translated from the coding sequence ATGTCAAAAACAATTGCAATCAACGCAGGTAGTTCTAGTTTAAAATTTACTCTCTACGAGATGCCAGCAGAAGAAGAAATTGTATCTGGAATTATTGAAAGAGTAGGCTTAAAAGACTCTGTATTTACAACTAAATACAAGGGTGAAAAATATAAAGTAATTGAAGACATTAAAAATCATGAAATTGCAATACAAATGGTTTTAGATAAATTAATTGAATTAAAAGTAATAGAAAACTATGAAGAGATTACAGGAGTAGGGCATCGTGTTGTTGCTGGTGGAGAAATTTTTAAAGATTCAGCTCTAATTACTGATGAAGTGATTGCTCAAATTGAAGGCTTAGCAGAATTTGCACCACTACACAATCCTGCAAATGCTACGGGGATCAAAGCATTTAAAAAATTATTACCAAATATTACTAGTGTAGCAGTATTCGATACCTCATTTCATGCATCTATGCCAAAGGAAAATTATTTGTATAGTATTCCAATGAGTTATTATGAAGATTTTTCTGCTCGTAAATATGGAGCGCATGGTACGTCTCATAAATATGTTTCAGAACGTGCAGCTGAGATGTTAGGTAAGCCACTTGAAGATCTTAAATTAATCACTTGTCATTTAGGTAATGGAGGCTCTATTACAGCTGTTAAAGGTGGTAAATCAGTTGATACATCGATGGGCTTTACTCCTTTAGCAGGAATTACTATGGGAACTCGTTCTGGTGATATTGATGCATCTATCTTACCATTTTTAATGAATAAATTAGGTCTTACTGATGTTAATGAAATGATCTATATTTTGAATAATAAATCAGGGTTACTTGGTCTTTCTGATATTTCTAGTGATATGCGTGACGTAGAAGAAGCAGCAGAAGAAGCTGGAAATGAACAAGCACAAACGGCTTTAGATATTTTCTATAACCGTGTACAAAAATACATTGGTCAGTATTTTGCTTTGTTAAATGGTGCAGATGCTATTGTCTTTACAGCAGGAATCGGAGAAAATTCTCCTGAAACACGTCAAATTATCATTGATGGTATCAATTGGTTTGGAGCAGAAATTGATGAAGAAGCGAATAAAGTAAGAGGCAAAGAACGTATTATTTCTACTTCTGATTCAAAAGTAAAAGTATTGTTAATTCCAACTGATGAAGAAATTGTTATCGCACGTGATGTAGAAAGATTGCGTAAGTAA
- a CDS encoding universal stress protein — protein MLQQYNRILVAIDGSKEAELAFKKGVQVAVRNNSSLILAHIIDTRAFQSISTFDGSMAEKANEQATTTLEEYVRYAKNHRVTDISYSIEYGSPKVLIAKQIPEDKEIDLILLGATGLNAVERIFIGSVSEYVIRHAACDVLIVRTDLDNVAKS, from the coding sequence ATGTTACAACAATATAATCGAATTTTAGTCGCTATTGACGGTTCCAAAGAGGCCGAACTTGCATTTAAAAAAGGTGTCCAAGTTGCTGTACGAAATAATTCTTCGCTAATTTTAGCTCATATAATTGATACAAGAGCTTTTCAAAGTATTTCTACGTTTGATGGTTCAATGGCTGAAAAAGCTAATGAACAAGCTACTACTACTTTAGAAGAGTATGTACGTTATGCTAAAAATCATCGAGTTACAGATATTAGTTACTCTATCGAATATGGCTCACCAAAAGTTTTAATTGCAAAACAAATACCGGAAGATAAAGAAATTGATTTGATTTTATTAGGAGCAACTGGTTTAAATGCTGTTGAACGTATTTTTATAGGCTCTGTTTCTGAATACGTTATTAGACATGCTGCATGTGATGTTTTAATTGTTAGAACTGACTTAGATAACGTTGCAAAATCATAA
- the rpmA gene encoding 50S ribosomal protein L27: MLKMNLQLFAHKKGGGSTTNGRDSQSKRLGSKRADGQTVTGGSILYRQRGTKIYPGNNVGIGGDDTLFAKVDGVVRFERKGRDKKQVSVYPAAQ, encoded by the coding sequence ATGTTGAAAATGAATTTACAATTATTTGCCCATAAAAAAGGTGGCGGATCTACAACTAACGGTCGTGATTCTCAATCTAAACGTTTAGGTTCTAAACGTGCAGATGGTCAAACTGTTACCGGCGGATCAATTTTATACCGTCAACGCGGTACTAAAATCTACCCGGGTAATAACGTAGGAATCGGCGGAGATGACACTTTATTTGCTAAAGTTGATGGCGTTGTTCGTTTCGAACGTAAAGGCCGCGACAAAAAGCAAGTATCTGTTTATCCAGCTGCTCAATAA